From the genome of Fusarium oxysporum f. sp. lycopersici 4287 chromosome 3, whole genome shotgun sequence, one region includes:
- a CDS encoding hypothetical protein (At least one base has a quality score < 10) — translation MSQPAPKRRGRPPRKVPQTEEERLASQRARSQRYYQRQHGQSVDSHRVAVGSQNAEFVYHYQPHPPALPSTTNPVIGLHLEPHLNIPTPLEQDVVAEPTCAGEADTDPTAASTSWNPPVWNHHENSRAARSSLDDTPEDNYNPLFEDSQIQLELISQRQDNTGDGYDAVIDRGEANSPQLEARDEELQDLVDKVQQLLITTPPDSEAIRRDSGDGLAGNTIESLVASGSAFLQGDARSSTPQSQGSARLSRRSDEAQGRSHATASATPSSQLRNTSMLDDWVRRPCTRSSDNSSNGVTSQAYDCNGFLLPSATGVQRFTREHSGFVDRSSATSPSSNSSPRGFGVEWIYHGLYSWNLRRRLEREDYLTTDDVLCGMRLAIELSGRRDVTTLARAIHLGEPQNNSIQLSQAEIEDIRRHDATILSIFRPGIEEGVGHWSLAIYQPARPHFLFCDSLGSRDDCYYSALRDIHDSVLPDSAPASICDVPITRQVNGWTCGVIVVECARRFLTAREQYCSEDLMIEDQSGILDWTQQEPYLSEMQDPDLREVGAISYWIEVISQYLGATTNHSATSVGSRRSSSSDAVTISEPADPALLLFQEWSRPVGCTSRQHEEDHSSQLADATTKRGVSPNCSSLLDIAKRLEGVTGEDGTNGPLPCVLDPAKDLLRSGTRESSSPDAGLTRYGGPCKAAMEGLVEGEQDPPYLCMHSNHSARRLEDDRISSSYDIDSLCSFPTSLGVARLGIQWYTQSHVTLNLVDNVHLSMEIPGTREQDGTVTTQPLHTIPNYCLGRVIGLADTFIWAFFPALFSGKLSDPYSQTCIPKKNFVHWYEEVMLPAIQAVVDDNNILQYIPKTHAIASSDCSAPREALAALAVAEEEEADMEEELDGFTGAKRRDGPAAQPGSRRKHFYVTLQSRYLAALWEEIHSRAALWPEYAGLRLYMAAKNTKLTWMRPTFESALAEWQHHWNSAVDEAYIDPDVTYIDIGRQMTPADTGPHGRVLIWRRCCMDRLWRRRLQWSRIQNRLYHREEDACKDESGKRQAPPIRRTTYPFVTLRDARDMTITPSSSSWELRNGLVYSQFYNLIKVPFDAAKQYPFQNRHTESMALDPSYLRDQRNSTRGAHAHQSRVQCAYRLSKLRIHIWFTCRRRGIIGPSTAYHWSVLT, via the exons ATGTCCCAACCCGCTCCAAAACGCCGAGGCCGCCCCCCGAGGAAAGTGCCACAAACGGAAGAGGAGCGGCTCGCCTCGCAACGCGCGCGATCACAACGATACTACCAACGACAACACGGACAATCTGTTGATTCCCACCGCGTCGCCGTTGGATCGCAGAATGCGGAGTTTGTGTATCATTACCAACCCCATCCACCTGCTCTACCATCGACTACGAACCCCGTTATTGGCCTCCACCTAGAGCCGCATCTTAACATACCAACACCTTTAGAGCAAGATGTAGTAGCCGAGCCCACTTGTGCGGGTGAGGCGGACACGGACCCAACAGCGGCATCAACGTCGTGGAATCCACCTGTCTGGAACCATCACGAGAATTCACGGGCCGCACGGTCGAGTTTAGATGATACACCCGAAGATAACTACAATCCGTTATTCGAGGACTCCCAAATACAACTCGAGCTTATATCACAACGACAAGACAATACAGGAGATGGCTACGACGCGGTCATTGACAGGGGCGAAGCCAATTCTCCGCAACTCGAAGCTCGAGACGAAGAGCTGCAGGATTTAGTTGACAAGGTCCAGCAGTTGCTCATCACGACGCCGCCAGACAGTGAGGCAATAAGGAGGGATAGTGGCGATGGTCTGGCAGGAA ATACGATCGAATCACTAGTAGCTTCCGGCTCAGCGTTTTTGCAGGGCGATGCGAGATCCTCGACTCCACAATCTCAAGGCTCTGCTCGGTTATCACGTAGATCTGATGAAGCCCAGGGACGAAGCCATGCGACAGCATCTGCAACGCCGTCATCGCAGTTACGAAATACAAGCATGTTGGATGATTGGGTACGGCGGCCTTGTACTCGCTCCTCAGACAACTCTTCCAATGGAGTAACTTCACAAGCTTATGACTGCAACGGATTTCTTCTACCGTCAGCCACGGGCGTGCAAAGGTTCACGCGGGAACACTCGGGCTTTGTCGATCGTTCTAGTGCCACATCGCCATCCTCTAATTCATCACCAAGAGGGTTTGGAGTAGAATGGATCTATCATGGGCTCTACTCGTGGAACCTCCGCCGTCGGCTGGAACGGGAAGACTACCTTACCACCGATGACGTTCTCTGCGGTATGCGGCTGGCCATTGAGCTGAGCGGCCGGCGGGACGTCACAACGCTCGCACGCGCCATTCATCTTGGTGAGCCTCAGAACAACTCTATCCAGCTGAGCCAGGCCGAGATCGAAGATATAAGACGGCATGACGCCACAATACTGTCGATCTTTCGTCCAGGTATCGAGGAGGGGGTCGGTCACTGGTCACTCGCCATCTATCAGCCAGCACGGCCGCATTTCTTATTCTGCGATTCACTTGGAAGTCGTGATGACTGCTACTATTCTGCGCTCCGAGACATCCACGACTCGGTACTTCCGGACTCTGCGCCCGCATCCATTTGCGATGTGCCGATCACTCGACAAGTAAATGGCTGGACATGCGGTGTCATAGTCGTGGAATGTGCCCGACGATTTCTGACCGCACGAGAGCAGTATTGTAGTGAGGATTTGATGATAGAAGATCAGTCCGGGATACTCGACTGGACACAGCAGGAGCCGTATTTGTCCGAGATGCAAGACCCAGACTTGCGAGAGGTTGGTGCTATATCGTACTGGATCGAGGTGATATCGCAATATTTGGGCGCAACAACAAATCACAGTGCCACCTCCGTCGGCAGCAGGAGGAGTAGTAGTAGCGATGCAGTTACCATCTCAGAACCGGCTGACCCTGCGCTGCTCCTGTTCCAAGAGTGGAGCAGACCGGTAGGATGTACGTCCCGGCAACATGAAGAGGACCACTCCTCCCAGTTGGCGGATGCAACTACAAAGCGAGGCGTCTCTCCAAACTGTTCTTCTCTATTAGATATTGCAAAGAGGTTAGAGGGTGTAACTGGGGAGGATGGCACAAACGGGCCACTACCTTGCGTCCTTGACCCAGCGAAGGATCTCTTAAGGTCCGGCACGCGGGAGTCCTCATCACCGGACGCTGGCCTAACACGCTATGGCGGACCCTGCAAAGCCGCCATGGAAGGCTTGGTAGAGGGTGAACAAGATCCGCCCTATCTCTGCATGCATTCTAACCATAGCGCTCGACGTCTGGAAGATGACAGGATATCGTCGTCCTACGACATCGATAGTCTTTGCAGCTTCCCCACGTCCCTTGGCGTGGCCCGGCTGGGGATTCAGTGGTACACTCAGTCGCATGTCACGCTCAACCTAGTCGATAATGTCCATCTGAGCATGGAAATCCCAGGTACGCGTGAGCAAGATGGCACAGTGACAACCCAGCCTCTCCATACCATCCCCAACTACTGCCTTGGACGTGTCATTGGCCTTGCGGATACGTTCATCTGGGCCTTCTTCCCTGCCCTTTTCTCCGGCAAGCTCTCCGATCCTTACAGCCAGACCTGTATTCCCAAAAAGAACTTCGTGCACTGGTACGAGGAGGTGATGCTGCCCGCCATACAAGCTGTTGTCGATGACAATAACATACTCCAGTATATCCCAAAGACACATGCCATCGCGTCTTCGGACTGCAGTGCGCCTCGGGAAGCGTTAGCAGCTCTGGCGGTggcggaggaagaggaggccgATATGGAAGAAGAACTGGATGGGTTTACCGGAGCGAAAAGACGAGACGGTCCGGCCGCACAGCCGGGGTCACGACGCAAGCACTTCTACGTCACGCTTCAGTCCCGCTACCTCGCAGCTTTATGGGAGGAGATACATTCCAGGGCTGCTCTCTGGCCTGAATATGCAGGGTTGCGACTCTACATGGCTGCTAAGAACACCAAACTGACATGGATGCGGCCCACGTTCGAGTCGGCACTCGCGGAGTGGCAGCACCACTGGAATTCTGCGGTTGACGAGGCGTACATTGATCCGGATGTCACTTACATTGACATCGGCCGCCAGATGACGCCGGCCGATACAGGACCACATGGACGCGTGCTTATCTGGCGCCGTTGCTGCATGGATAGGCTCTGGCGTCGCCGGCTACAGTGGAGCCGGATCCAAAATCGGCTGTATCATCGTGAGGAAGACGCTTGCAAGGACGAATCGGGCAAACGTCAGGCTCCGCCAATCCGCAGGACGACCTATCCGTTTGTTACTCTTCGTGATGCGAGAGATATGACCATCACTCCTAGTTCATCAAGCTGGGAGCTTCGAAATGGTCTCGTGTATAGCCAGTTCTACAacctcatcaaagttccCTTCGATGCAGCTAAGCAGTACCCGTTCCAGAACCGCCACACCGAGAGCATGGCGCTAGACCCATCGTACCTCAGAGATCAACGTAACTCCACACGAGGGGCACATGCGCACCAGTCCCGAGTACAATGTGCCTACCGTCTGAGCAAGCTCCGCATTCACATATGGTTTAC